The Heteronotia binoei isolate CCM8104 ecotype False Entrance Well chromosome 11, APGP_CSIRO_Hbin_v1, whole genome shotgun sequence genome includes the window gaaaatcccaggttcaattcccagtgtCTCCAGCTGAGGATCAGGTAAGGCGTATCTCGGTGCTAAGTGCCCTCAGGTCATTTCCGATTGGTGGCAGCCCTATGAATTCACTCCCTCCAGCGTGTCCTCTCGTTTGCAgcgttgctcaggtcttgcaacctGAGGGCCCTCGTGGCTTCCTCGACCGAGTccatccatttcatgttgggGCTTGCCcttttttctgctgctttctGCTGTTTCTAGAATGAAACTgctccagtttggccagagatcctggaggcttttgccatcttctgagcatggagcaggggtcagtggggatgtgtgcatgtgtgtggggtggtggtatttgtgaagttcctgcattgcacaaaggattggactagatgcctccggaggccccttccaactctatgattctataatgattgtcttccccagtgactcttgtcttctcataatgtgaccaaagtactatAGCCTGCATTTAGTCATTTAAGctcctagggagagttcaggcttggtaTGATTTAGGACCCGCCGATTTGTCTTTTTTGAAGCTCCGTGCTGACCTTGATCGGGCAACGGGTGATAGGAAAGGCCTccgcccgagaccctggagagccatggccaGTCTGAATAGACGGTTCTGACTTTGATTTACCAGGGGTCCGATTCGGTATAAAGCGGCTTCGTGTGTCCACGTGACCGGCTCAGCCCAAATCAAAAGACGTCACCCCCTTCGCCCCCCATAACGTTGTTCTTCCTTTGCAAAGCACAAAGTCTCCCATATTTCCCCAGCTTCTTCCGGACAGGGCAGacacaatctcatcttgcaagCGCTGAGCTCTCaacaacttcaaagcaacaaaccCTTTGAGAACATCTGAAACAGCACTGTAGATGTTGGTGTTTTCTCCCCTGTAAGAATCGGTATTGAGccactagaacataagagaaaccatgttggatcaggccaatggcccctccagtccaacactctgtatcaaacagtggccaaaaatttatattctttatataaaatttatatttatacttcacccaaagggtgattaacatgtggaattcactgccacaggaggtggtggcggccacaagcatagccaccttcaagaggggtttagataaaaatatggagcagaggtccatcagtggctattagccacagtgtgtgtgtatgtataacattttttgccactgtgtgacacagagtgttggactggatgggccattggcctgatccaacatggcttctcttatgttcatatatatatatatatatatacacacacacacacacacacacacacacacactgtggctaatagccactgatggacctctgctccatatttttatccaaccccttcttgaagctggctatgcttgtagccgccaccacctcctgtggcagtgaattccacatgttaatgaagaaggacttccttttatccgttctaacccgactgctcagcaatttcgttgagtgcccatgtgttcttgtattgtgagaaagggagaaaaggacttctttctctcctttctccatcccatgcataatcttgtaaacctctatcatgtcaccccgcagtcgacgtttctccaaactaaagagccccaagcgttttaacctttcttcataggaaaagtgttccataCTAGCAGTGAGACGTGCAAGGTTTGGTGAACAGGACTCCCCAGAAAAGGCAGATCTAAGCCAGTATGCATTTGTGGTGCCCAGTTTTGATTTTCTACCAAGGAACCTGAACTCATCTCCTGACCCACGGGGTCAAAGATCTGCATGAAGTCTTCAGCAGTGCCTTAGACTTTCTGAGATGACCAATGTATGTACTGGACATCTCTCCTTTCCTCCAAGACCTCTTTATGAATCTTCCTAGTGCTGTTAATCAATTTAAGATTCATTCAGTCctgaccaatgtttcctctaagccatggagtcttgcgagcaaaaattctactttgtgagcttctggcattgaAGTGGTGAGCTGTTgcctaaattagtgtgctctggagccctttttcccgagctaagacaaaaatgggtgagccggaggccaaagatctgtgcgctagctcacattaactcggcgtagagggaacgctggtcctgACGTGTTTATTGGGGTGCAAGTCTCCCAGAATTCAGCGGCAAATACTTCTGAGGAAACGTTCATGTGACCAAACTGTTCTTCCTTAAGGCACCTACCTTGGTGtgcaggcagcttcatgtctctTAGGGgacctgttccttccttccttgagtcTTCCAAGTAACATTTTCCCTCTCCCTTTCGGCAGCCAAAGACACAGACATTATCGATGAAGCCATCTACTACTTCAAAGCAAATGTCTTCTTTAAAAATTACGAAATCAAGGTAAGGACTtcagctgtttggtgtagtggttaagtgtgcggactcttatctgggagaaccgggtttgattccccactcctccacttgcacctgctggaatggccttgggtcagccagagctctggcagaggttgtccttgaaagggcagctgctgtgagagccctctccagccccacccacctcacagggtgtctgttgtgggggaggaaggtaaaggagattgtgagctgctctgagactcttcggagtggagggcgggatataaatccaatatcttcatctacctcacagggtgtctgttgtgggggaggaagggaaaggagattgtgagccgctctgagactcttcggagtggagggcgggatataaatccaatatcttcttcttcttcttctgtaagacGTTCGCTAGGCCAGTATGGCGTTAGGTTGATTCCAGGAggatggtggcagcagcagcttagtttggtgtagagccagtttggtgtggtggtgaagtgcgtggactcttacctggaagaaccgggtttgattccccacctccagttgcagctgctggaatggccttgggtcagttgtagctctcataggagttgtccttgaaagggcagcttctgggagagctctcttggcctcacccacctcacagggtgtctgttgtgggggaggaagataacggagattgtgagccactctgagactctgattcagagagaagggcaggatataaatctgtggtcttcttctaaaaattgcTGATATAAGTACAATGAAAATACGGGTGGTGCATTGCGAATTAAAAGGGACTGCTTCTCCCCCATCAAGGGCAGGTTCGTGCCTAATTCCCACCCTTTTATCTGTTTCTCAGCTATTGTGAATTCCTAACCTGGGATTCTCCTTTGCAGCTGGGGGTAGGTTGGGGGTGGAATTTCCAGGGAAAGAGAGATAAAGTCGGATCGTGAGCTGAAGGTGGCTGTGTTGGTTTTGCTTCctgtttatttattgttttactttCTAGAATGAAGCTGACCGAACTTTGATCTACATCACCCTCTACATCTCCGAATGCTTGAAAAAGCTGCAAAAGGTAACCGAGCAGAGTTGCAAACTCAGCtgcataaaacaaaacaaaaaagaggtAGAAATGTGTTCTCCATCCGTACCTAACAGAGCTCCTATTAAACAGGAGACAGAGATCTTGGAAAAAATATATGGGCTAAACTCAGTCGCTTGAGAGAGACACTGGAAAAgttgcagaaaaggacaactaaaatGGTTAAGggggtggaacactttccctatgaagaaaagttaaagaggtcagggctctttagcatggagaaacaaTGACCGAGGGTTGACATGTtagagatttacaaaattatgcacgggataaagatacaaaaagaagtactttactccctttctcacaatacaagaactcatgagcactcaatgaaattgatgagcagtaagcttagaacagatgaaaggaagtccttcttcacccaaagagtaattaacatttggaattcactgccatagaaagtggcggcagctacaagcacagacagcttcaagaggggattggataaacatatggagcagagctccatgagcggctattagccacaagatatagacgaaacactctgtctggggcagtgatgctctgtattcttggtagttGGGGAGGCAAGAGTGAGagggctggagttctggccccactggtggacctcctgatggcacctggttttttggccactgtgtgacacaagagtgtaggaccggttgggccattggcctgatccagcatggcttctcttatgttcttatagccagcttcaagagggtactggataaacatatggagctgaggtccatcagtgtctatcagtcacgctctgtctggggcagtgatgctctgtcttcgtGGTGCTCGGCAGGCCACAGGggaagggcttttggagttctggccccactgatggacctcctgatggtagctgggttttggccactgtgtgacacaagagtgttggactgggtgggcccctggctgttccaacatggctcctcttatgttcttaagggtgcATGCTTCTGCTCGCATCTCTTTTTTTCCCTGAAGGGAGGGTATCACTCTTGCCTGTGCTTCCTTCATTTCCAGTGTAACTCCAAAGGCCAAGGGGAGAAAGAAATGTACACCCTCGGAATCACAAACTTCCCCATCCCTGGAGAGCCGGGATTCCCACTCAACGCTCTCTACGCCAGGCCCAGCAACAAGCAGGAAGACGGTGAGGAGTGTTCTCAGCAGATCCGTCGGCTTCGATCGACACGCGGGGGCCAAATTGCAATCCTGCACGTGCTTTCCTGGAAGCAAGTCCCACTGGAGTCAGGGggctttacttctgagtaaacacagTTGTATAATAAGCCCAAGACCcccaggaccaatgttccctctaagctgtaaagtcttgtgagcaaaaatgatgctttgtgagcgactggcattcaagtggtgagctactgcatcaattagtttgctctggggccatttttcctgagctgagacaaaaatgtgtgagctggaggctaaaaaattgtgtgctagctcatggagagccagtttggtgtagtggttaagtgtgcggactcttatctgggagaaccgggtttgattccccactcctccacttgcacctgctggaatggccttgggtcagccatagctctggcagaggttgtccttgaaagggcagctgctgggagagccctctccagccccacccacctcacagggtgtctgttgtgggggaggaagggaaaggagattgtgagccgctctgagactcttccgaatggagggcgggatataaatccaatatcttcatctacctcacagggtgtctgttgtgggggaggaagggaaaggagattgtgagcccctctgagacgcttcggagtggagggcgggatataaatccaatatcttcatctacctcacagggtgtctgttgtggggaaggaagggaaaggagattgtaggccgctctgagactcttcggagtggagggcgggatataaatccaatatcttcatctgcctcacagggtgtctgttgtggggaaggaagggaaaggagattgtaggccgctctgagactcttcggagtggagggcgggatataaatccaatatcttcatctacctcacagggtgtctgttgtggggaaggaagggaaaggagattgtaggccgctctgagactcttcggagtggagggcgggatataaatccaatatcttcatctgcctcacagggtgtctgttgtggggaaggaagggaaaggagattgtaggccgctctgagactcttcggagtggagggcgggatataaatccaatatcttcatctacctcacagggtgtctgttgtggggaaggaagggaaaggagattgtaggccgctctgagactcttcggagtggagggcgggatataaatccaatatcttcatctgcctcacagggtgtctgttgtgggggaggaagggaaaggagattgtgagctgctctgagactcttcggggtggagggcgggatataaatccaatatcttcatctacctcacagggtgtctgttgtgggggaggaaggtaaaggagattgtgagcccctctgagacgcttcggagtggagggcgggatataaatccaatatcttcatctacctcacagggtgtctgttgtggggaaggaagggaaaggagattgtaggccgctctgagactcttcggagtggagggcgggatataaatccaatatcttcatctgcctcacagggtgtctgttgtggggaaggaagggaaaggagattgtaggccgctctgagactcttcggagtggagggcgggatataaatccaatatcttcatctacctcacagggtgtctgttgtggggaaggaagggaaaggagattgtaggccgctctgagactcttcggagtggagggcgggatataaatccaatatcttcatctgcctcacagggtgtctgttgtggggaaggaagggaaaggagattgtaggccgctctgagactcttcggagtggagggcgggatataaatccaatatcttcatctacctcacagggtgtctgttgtggggaaggaagggaaaggagattgtaggccgctctgagactcttcggagtggagggcgggatataaatccaatatcttcatctgcctcacagggtgtctgttgtgggggaggaagggaaaggagattgtgagctgctctgagactcttcggggtggagggcgggatataaatccaatatcttcatctacctcacagggtgtctgttgtgggggaggaaggtaaaggagattgtgagccgctctgagactcttcggagtggagggcgggatataaatccaatatctaaatgctaactcagcttagagggaacactgctcaagaAGACCCCATGTGTTTGCTTTACAGTCAGCCATTAGGCTGTGCGTTCAATCCGataaggctgcctttgaaaaaTCTTTGTAAGATTCCTCATGTTCAGAATACAGGGTGTTAACTGTCGTCTGCTATAATAAGCATACGGTATAATACAGTATAATAAGcatagagccccgtggctcagagcgctaaagctgcagtactgcagtcctaaactctgctcacacgacctgagctcgaacccggtggaagctgagttcaggtagctggctcaaggttgactcagccttccatccttccgaggtcggtaaaacgaggacccagcttgctggggggaaagtgtagaggactggggaaggcaatggcaaaccaccccgttaaaaagtctgccatgaaaacgttgtgatgcgacgtcaccccagagtcagaaacaactggtgcttgcacgggggacctttcctttccttgctgggggaaaagtgtagaggactgaggaaggcaatggcaaaccaccctgtaaaaagtctgccatgaaaacattgtgaaagcaacatcaccccagagtcggaaacgactggtgcttgcgcaggggacctttcctttccttgctggggggaaagtgtagaggactggggaaggcaatggtgaaccaccctgtaaaaagtctgctgtgaaagcaacgtcaccccagagttggaaacgactggtgcttgcacaggggactaccttgtccttttttctaaaaaaaacattttaatgggGGTCACTCTG containing:
- the ARPC3 gene encoding actin-related protein 2/3 complex subunit 3 isoform X1 is translated as MPAYHSTLMDSDTKLIGNMALLPIRSQFKGPAPRETKDTDIIDEAIYYFKANVFFKNYEIKNEADRTLIYITLYISECLKKLQKCNSKGQGEKEMYTLGITNFPIPGEPGFPLNALYARPSNKQEDEVMRAYLQQLRQETGLRLCEKVFDPQSDKPSKWWICFVKRQFMNKSLSGPGQ
- the ARPC3 gene encoding actin-related protein 2/3 complex subunit 3 isoform X2 codes for the protein MQAYHSTLMDSDTKLIGNMALLPIRSQFKGPAPRETKDTDIIDEAIYYFKANVFFKNYEIKNEADRTLIYITLYISECLKKLQKCNSKGQGEKEMYTLGITNFPIPGEPGFPLNALYARPSNKQEDEVMRAYLQQLRQETGLRLCEKVFDPQSDKPSKWWICFVKRQFMNKSLSGPGQ